Genomic DNA from Selenomonas sp. oral taxon 126:
GGCTTTTCCGCAGCTCCTCCGCGACACCATTCACAAGGAGATTCGGCATAATGCTCGTATAGAGGCTGCCGGGTCCGAGGATGATTGCGTCCGCCGAACGAATTGCCTCGAGCGCGGACGGCACAGGCGCGACATCCTGCGGATGAAGGCGGACGCGGCGGATGCGCCCCGGCACCTCGGGGATGTGGGACTCGCCCTCGACGACCGTACCGTCCTCGAGGATTGCATCGAGACGCACGGACTGTTTCGAGGCGGGAAGCACGCGCCCCTTGACCGCGAGAACCTTCGAGGACTCGCGCAGCGCCGTCTCCATATCGCCTGTGACCTCCGCCATCGCCGCGAGAAAGAGATTGCCGAAGCTGTGGCCTGCGAGATTGCTCTGCCCCTCGAAGCGGTGCTGAAAGAGTTTTTCCATCAGCGGCTCGGTGTCGGCAAGCGCAACGAGACAGTTTCTGAGATCGCCGGGTGGGATGATGCCGAGTTCCTCGCGCAGGCGTCCCGACGAGCCGCCGTCGTCCGCGACCGTCACCACCGCCGTCACATTGCTCGTCAGTTCCTTGATGCCGCGCAGGAGGACGGACAGCCCGTGGCCGCCGCCAATCACCGTGACCGCAGGACCACGGCTGAGGCGCGTCTTTTCATAGACGAGGTCGACGAGGCGTGCAGATGTGCCCTCCGGCATGAGCGCCGTGATGACGGAGCGGATGATGTGCCGCGTCGCGAGCAGCATGAGGCCGCTGCCGACGGCGAGGATGAGCGCACCTGCAATCGCCGTAAAGCCGTAGCTGTAGCTGCCCTGCCACGTATAGACGAAGCGGAAGATCGCCTCTTCGATGCTGTCGATGTATTTGTAGTTGAAAATCAGGGCGACCCCGAGGCCGACGCAGAGCGTCCCGATCGCAAAGACGAAGAGCCAGCGCTTGAAGCCCATGCCGGGGTAGAACCATTTCATCAGATGCATGTGCTATCCCTCACTCACATGCTCATGCACCTCATTCTTCATGAGGTCGCGATGCTCGAGATGCGCCGCATAGCTGCCCTTGATCCGATCGTAGAGATGCTTTGCGATGAAGACGCTGCGGTGCATGCCGCCCGTGCAGCCGATGGCAATGACGAGCTGACTCTTGCCCTCCTTCACGTACTGCGGCAGGAGGAAGTCGATCAGACCGTCGAGGTGCTGCTCGAATTTCTGGGTCACGTCCCACGACTCGATGTAGGAGGAGACCTGCGGAACGGTACCGCTCTTGTTGCGCAACGAATCCACATAGAACGGATTCGGCAGGAAGCGCACGTCAAAGACAAGGTCGGCGTCGAGCGGAATGCCGTACTTGAAACCAAAGGAAAGGATGTTGACGTTCATCTCCGCGTCCCTGCCCGGCGTATCGTAGTGCTGGCGGATAATATCGCGCAGCTCTGCCTTGCGCAGACGGGATGTGTCGATCAGCTGCGTCGCACGCGCACGAATCTCTGCGAGCTGCCCGCGCTCGCGCGTCACGCCCTCCGAGATACGCGCGTCCGGTGCGAGCGGGTGGGGACGGCGCGTCTCCTTGTAGCGGCGGATGATGACACCATCAGACGCCTCAATGAAGAGGAGCTCATAGGCAACATCCCCCGCATCGAGCTCGCCGAGAACGCGCACGAAGTCGTCGAAGAACTCGCGACTGCGCGTGTCCACAACAATCGCCACGCGGTTGATCTGCCCATGCGTCTCGCGGCAGAGATCGATGAATTTCGGAATGAAGACCGGGGGCAGGTTGTCCACACAGAAATAGCCCAGATCCTCCATATAGCGCGCGGCAAGCGATTTGCCGCCGCCCGACAGCCCCGTCACGATCACGGGGCGGAACTTCTCCGCCGCTCGTTTCACGTCTGCCACAGTATCACCTCACAGTACGAATTTCTCAATCGCAAGCGCGATTCCGTTTGCGTCGTTCGACGCCGTTATGTAGCGCGCCCGCTCCTTTGCCCCCGGAAGGCCGTTCTCGGGCACAACGGAGAACGCCCCCATCTCGAGCATCTCATAGTCATTGTCCGCATCGCCCGCAACCATGACCTCATCAAGTGTCAGCCCCATCGCATCCGCGAGCGCCGCAACACCGACCGCCTTGTTGATGCCGGGCGGGTTGATGTCGACACTCGTGCCTGTGTTCTGCTGCGGCACAAGCTGATCGCCGAAGCGCTCCTGCACCGCACGCACATAGGAGCCGATGCCCTCGTCCAGCTCGCGCAGGACGAACTGGGGCACGTTCTCCGTATAGCGCAGGTAGTCGCTGCCGACGCCGTTCACCGTGAAATGCGCCGTCGTACGATAGGCGGCAAAGTATTCCTCGCGGTACTCGGGCGCGTAGATCTCCGTGCCGATGTACCAGTTCACGTACCAGTCGCGCTCGTAGGCAAATGTCAGGAACTCGCGGGTCAGCGCGGGATCGAAATAGCGTGCAAAGACGGGCTCGCCCTCCGCCTTTCCGACATAGCCGCCGTTGCAGCAGATGACGGGCGCATCGGAGGCGAGCAGTCGTGCAAAGTAAACGGCCGAGCGCAGCATGCGCCCCGTCGCAATCGTCACCGTGACGCCGCGCGACATCGCACGCGCGAGAATGTCCTTTGTGCGCGTCGTGATCTTCTTGTCCGATGTGAGAAGCGTCCCGTCCAAATCGAGCGCAATGAGTTTGATCGCCATTGTTTCAGTCCTTCATCGGCACGGGTGCATCCGCCCCCATGCCGAGCACGTAATGATAGATTGCCGCAGCAAGCCCGTTCTCCGCGCAGGAGAGCGTCTCGTAGTCCGTCACCGCTTTGACCTCGGGGAAGGCGTTCCCCATCGCAATGCTCCTGCCCGCCGCCTTCAACATCGGCAGATCGTTGTACGCATCGCCGATCGCCATGGTGTCCTCGATGGCAATGCCGAGCTTCGCGGCAAGCGATGTCAGCGCCGATGCCTTGGAGATTCCCTTCGGCACAATCTCGATGAGACAGTCTGCCGAGCGCGTCACATCCACCCGATCGCCGAATGCCGCAAGCACCGCCTTCGAGCGCGTGAGTGTCACAGGCAGTTCCTTCGTCACGAGCAGCAGCTTGCAGTTCCCTGCCGTATGGGCAAACATGCCATCCCAGCCGACCGCCTCGCCTGTGAGCTTCTGCGAGTTCTCATAGAAACGCGACTCATCACATGCCG
This window encodes:
- a CDS encoding gluconeogenesis factor YvcK family protein — encoded protein: MHLMKWFYPGMGFKRWLFVFAIGTLCVGLGVALIFNYKYIDSIEEAIFRFVYTWQGSYSYGFTAIAGALILAVGSGLMLLATRHIIRSVITALMPEGTSARLVDLVYEKTRLSRGPAVTVIGGGHGLSVLLRGIKELTSNVTAVVTVADDGGSSGRLREELGIIPPGDLRNCLVALADTEPLMEKLFQHRFEGQSNLAGHSFGNLFLAAMAEVTGDMETALRESSKVLAVKGRVLPASKQSVRLDAILEDGTVVEGESHIPEVPGRIRRVRLHPQDVAPVPSALEAIRSADAIILGPGSLYTSIMPNLLVNGVAEELRKSRALKIYICNVMTQPGETDGYTASMHAEAIIKHAGRGAIDFMLVNSAPISDELREKYAAEGILPVAVDEASINALGIGFVAADIISQSDAVRHDPDKLSRNVMRMIYDLRVS
- the rapZ gene encoding RNase adapter RapZ → MADVKRAAEKFRPVIVTGLSGGGKSLAARYMEDLGYFCVDNLPPVFIPKFIDLCRETHGQINRVAIVVDTRSREFFDDFVRVLGELDAGDVAYELLFIEASDGVIIRRYKETRRPHPLAPDARISEGVTRERGQLAEIRARATQLIDTSRLRKAELRDIIRQHYDTPGRDAEMNVNILSFGFKYGIPLDADLVFDVRFLPNPFYVDSLRNKSGTVPQVSSYIESWDVTQKFEQHLDGLIDFLLPQYVKEGKSQLVIAIGCTGGMHRSVFIAKHLYDRIKGSYAAHLEHRDLMKNEVHEHVSEG
- a CDS encoding Cof-type HAD-IIB family hydrolase, with amino-acid sequence MAIKLIALDLDGTLLTSDKKITTRTKDILARAMSRGVTVTIATGRMLRSAVYFARLLASDAPVICCNGGYVGKAEGEPVFARYFDPALTREFLTFAYERDWYVNWYIGTEIYAPEYREEYFAAYRTTAHFTVNGVGSDYLRYTENVPQFVLRELDEGIGSYVRAVQERFGDQLVPQQNTGTSVDINPPGINKAVGVAALADAMGLTLDEVMVAGDADNDYEMLEMGAFSVVPENGLPGAKERARYITASNDANGIALAIEKFVL
- a CDS encoding Cof-type HAD-IIB family hydrolase, with protein sequence MAVKLFVSDLDGTMLPDGNVVSAENIAAVRRATEAGVVVTIATGRMFEAALPVAQALGVDVPIISYNGGLIKSPSGRVYEEHTIDAALAHDIIAFCQERDWYIQSYSGGVLRYVTACDESRFYENSQKLTGEAVGWDGMFAHTAGNCKLLLVTKELPVTLTRSKAVLAAFGDRVDVTRSADCLIEIVPKGISKASALTSLAAKLGIAIEDTMAIGDAYNDLPMLKAAGRSIAMGNAFPEVKAVTDYETLSCAENGLAAAIYHYVLGMGADAPVPMKD